The proteins below are encoded in one region of Pseudoalteromonas ulvae UL12:
- the yihA gene encoding ribosome biogenesis GTP-binding protein YihA/YsxC: MLKSRVQYSAATFITSAPDISKLPPDTGIEVAFAGRSNAGKSSSLNTLTDKKIAKTSKTPGRTQLINAFDLGDNMRLIDLPGYGYAKVPIEMKKKWQRSLGEYLEKRKSLKGLVILMDIRHPLKDLDRDLINWAVDSKISVLVLLTKADKYKQGKRKGEVLRVRRELKELEGDITVHAFSSLNGIGLPELGKQLDNWYLGEIIHQAPEDKEPTESGNSAE; this comes from the coding sequence GTGCTTAAATCACGTGTACAATACAGTGCTGCAACTTTTATAACCAGCGCGCCCGATATCAGCAAACTCCCACCTGACACAGGCATAGAAGTGGCCTTTGCGGGACGTTCAAATGCTGGCAAGTCCAGTTCACTTAACACATTAACAGATAAGAAAATTGCTAAAACCAGTAAAACCCCAGGTCGTACGCAATTAATCAATGCGTTTGATTTAGGCGACAACATGCGCTTAATCGATTTACCCGGTTACGGTTATGCTAAAGTTCCAATCGAAATGAAAAAGAAGTGGCAGCGTTCGCTTGGGGAATATTTAGAAAAGCGCAAAAGCTTAAAAGGGCTTGTTATTCTAATGGATATTCGCCATCCATTAAAAGATCTTGATCGCGACCTCATTAATTGGGCTGTTGACAGCAAAATTTCAGTGTTGGTGTTGCTGACTAAAGCAGACAAATATAAACAAGGTAAGCGCAAAGGCGAAGTGCTGCGTGTTCGTAGAGAATTAAAAGAGCTTGAGGGTGATATCACCGTCCATGCTTTTTCATCACTCAACGGCATTGGTTTACCTGAGCTTGGCAAACAACTCGACAACTGGTATTTAGGAGAGATTATCCATCAAGCTCCTGAAGATAAAGAGCCTACCGAGTCAGGCAATTCTGCCGAATAA
- a CDS encoding c-type cytochrome, giving the protein MKKIALSLTMLFGALAANNATAFDGDATAGKAKSATCAACHGADGNAPISMYPKIAGQHAEYIYKQLAEFKTGMTSGGKEGRMDPVMSGMAMPLSDQDMKDLAAYFSSLPIQEGETPKEVVEVGSKLFKAGDAERGIPSCASCHGPRGNGTSLAGFPKISSQHPEYVKSQLEKFRSGTRNNDLNGMMRDIAKKLTDKDIEVLSKYLNGLH; this is encoded by the coding sequence ATGAAAAAAATAGCACTATCTTTAACTATGTTGTTTGGTGCATTGGCTGCAAACAACGCAACTGCATTTGATGGCGATGCAACTGCAGGTAAGGCAAAGTCTGCAACATGTGCAGCGTGTCATGGCGCCGATGGCAATGCGCCAATTAGTATGTATCCTAAAATTGCGGGTCAACATGCTGAGTATATCTACAAGCAATTAGCAGAATTTAAAACCGGTATGACTTCGGGCGGAAAAGAAGGTCGTATGGATCCTGTAATGAGCGGTATGGCGATGCCATTGTCTGATCAGGATATGAAAGATCTTGCTGCATATTTTAGCTCTTTACCAATTCAAGAGGGTGAAACCCCTAAAGAAGTGGTTGAAGTTGGTAGTAAATTATTCAAAGCTGGCGATGCAGAACGTGGTATTCCTTCTTGTGCGTCATGTCATGGCCCACGTGGAAATGGTACTTCTTTAGCTGGTTTCCCGAAAATTTCTTCGCAACATCCAGAATACGTCAAGTCACAACTTGAAAAATTCAGAAGTGGCACACGTAATAATGACTTAAATGGCATGATGCGTGACATCGCGAAAAAATTGACTGATAAAGACATCGAAGTATTATCAAAATACTTAAATGGCCTTCATTAA
- a CDS encoding class I SAM-dependent methyltransferase: MTLSCTLCDSTEVTHFFTDKHREYVQCKQCSLVFVPAQFHLTAEQEKALYDKHENHIEDKGYQAFLSRVVSPLQTYIAPQSDGLDFGCGPGPALAHMLTGLGHTMSVYDIFYAPQTDVLTTQYDFVTCTEVIEHFHTPAKEWTILTELVKPQGTLAVMTKLVIDKDRFSNWHYKSDLTHVSFFSQTTFKFLAQRDGLSVEFFGNDVILFKKP; encoded by the coding sequence ATGACTCTTAGTTGCACGTTATGTGACTCAACAGAAGTAACACATTTTTTCACCGACAAACATCGTGAATACGTTCAGTGCAAGCAATGTTCATTGGTTTTTGTACCTGCTCAGTTTCATTTGACGGCTGAGCAAGAAAAAGCATTGTACGACAAGCATGAAAACCATATTGAAGATAAGGGATACCAGGCCTTTTTAAGTCGGGTTGTTTCCCCATTACAAACATATATAGCTCCACAAAGTGATGGACTTGATTTTGGGTGTGGTCCAGGTCCTGCACTGGCGCATATGTTAACAGGATTAGGTCATACCATGAGTGTGTATGATATTTTTTACGCACCTCAGACAGATGTACTCACAACACAATATGATTTTGTAACGTGCACAGAAGTCATTGAACATTTTCATACTCCCGCGAAGGAGTGGACAATATTAACTGAGTTAGTTAAACCACAAGGAACCTTGGCGGTGATGACTAAACTCGTAATTGATAAAGATAGATTCTCTAACTGGCATTATAAGAGCGACCTCACACACGTTTCTTTTTTTAGCCAAACGACTTTTAAGTTTTTAGCGCAGCGTGATGGATTAAGTGTCGAGTTTTTTGGCAATGATGTGATCCTCTTTAAAAAGCCATAA
- the yihI gene encoding Der GTPase-activating protein YihI: protein MSRKKSRKGGSNGPTRLSKDKLKELRALKESRVKAQKGNKAGTRNAVEAKKSQQDDQKNKDHQAGKGSKKPISLMIEPKVVEQEPVLKRHLKPQAELKKAAPLELTTEQELEQLENDQRLLDLIDRHESGELLVGKDAKYFNTKVARHQALCELLGIDDEDDEASGDDLLDQFMSNNLADEWLDEEDDK from the coding sequence ATGAGCAGAAAAAAATCTCGTAAAGGTGGCAGTAATGGCCCAACACGATTAAGTAAAGATAAATTGAAAGAATTACGTGCATTGAAAGAAAGCCGTGTTAAAGCTCAAAAGGGCAATAAAGCGGGCACACGTAATGCTGTTGAGGCAAAAAAATCTCAGCAAGATGATCAAAAAAACAAAGATCATCAAGCAGGGAAAGGTAGTAAAAAGCCAATTAGCTTAATGATCGAACCTAAGGTTGTTGAGCAAGAACCCGTTTTAAAACGCCATCTTAAACCTCAAGCAGAGCTTAAGAAAGCCGCCCCTCTAGAATTGACAACAGAGCAAGAACTGGAGCAATTAGAAAATGATCAGCGATTACTCGACTTGATTGATCGCCATGAGAGCGGTGAGTTACTGGTAGGGAAAGACGCGAAGTATTTCAATACTAAAGTCGCACGCCATCAAGCTTTGTGTGAGTTGCTGGGTATTGATGATGAAGATGATGAGGCAAGTGGTGACGATTTGCTGGATCAATTTATGTCAAATAATCTTGCTGATGAATGGCTTGATGAGGAAGATGATAAATGA
- a CDS encoding DUF2489 domain-containing protein, with amino-acid sequence MSMWLIVSLVLGTIIIAGLAYYAGRLLIQVKAQNAQIAAKQAQYQAQQAEKNLKLSDSINLIAKAMKEKQCEYSEGCLRIWVLMSQYQFEQDVDLITEYPGVHKMYEVVKDMPTHQARKKYSKKEIFQQDSLRWRKEEELAEDIMGDLTLIIERFPADPATKTVMSV; translated from the coding sequence ATGAGTATGTGGTTAATCGTAAGCTTAGTGTTAGGTACGATTATTATTGCAGGCCTTGCATATTATGCTGGTCGCTTGTTAATTCAAGTCAAAGCGCAAAATGCACAGATCGCAGCCAAGCAAGCTCAATATCAAGCCCAACAGGCCGAAAAAAATCTCAAATTGTCTGACAGTATCAATTTGATTGCCAAAGCAATGAAAGAAAAGCAATGTGAATACTCTGAAGGCTGTTTAAGAATTTGGGTATTAATGTCGCAATATCAATTTGAGCAGGACGTTGATCTTATTACCGAATATCCGGGAGTGCACAAAATGTATGAAGTCGTCAAAGATATGCCGACCCATCAAGCCCGAAAAAAATATTCGAAAAAAGAGATCTTTCAGCAAGACTCTTTACGTTGGCGTAAAGAGGAAGAGTTAGCAGAAGATATTATGGGTGATTTAACCTTGATTATTGAACGCTTTCCTGCGGATCCTGCCACTAAAACGGTGATGTCAGTATAA
- the hemN gene encoding oxygen-independent coproporphyrinogen III oxidase, translating to MQNSIEWDDSLIKKYNVSGPRYTSYPTALSFQDGYSEENVRAAISHSTNKALSLYIHIPFCHQLCYYCGCNKIVTRHQHKADLYLDFLEQEMASQAKLYQHYQVDQLHLGGGTPTFLTTEQMARLVNSLNKHFTFTADAQKGIEIDPRSLANGMLPTLRGLGFNRVSFGIQDFNDDVQQAVNREQCADNVANLVVEARQLGFKSVNTDMIYGLPLQTPESFTETMDKLIALSPDRVSVFNYAHLPDRFAAQRKIREQDLPSASQKLAMFKNTLAQMEQAGYVLIGMDHFAKKDDSLAIAQRKGELHRNFQGYTTHGDCDLLGLGVSSISQVGDSIFQNPKDLKEYYQAVSERDIPVVKGLTLSEDDCIRAAVIRQLICHFELDFADFEARYQINFQQYFKEALTSLHGLAQDNMLSITENGITVSPKGLLFIRIICMAFDAHLQRQAKLTRFSQVI from the coding sequence GTGCAAAATTCTATCGAGTGGGATGATTCCCTCATTAAAAAATACAATGTATCTGGTCCGCGCTACACATCTTATCCAACGGCTTTATCGTTTCAAGATGGCTACAGCGAGGAAAACGTGAGGGCTGCGATCAGTCATTCGACCAATAAGGCTCTGTCTTTATATATTCATATCCCATTTTGCCATCAACTTTGCTATTACTGCGGATGCAATAAAATCGTTACCCGCCATCAGCATAAAGCGGACTTGTATCTTGATTTTTTAGAACAAGAAATGGCATCGCAAGCCAAGTTATATCAACATTACCAAGTTGACCAACTGCATTTAGGCGGCGGGACCCCCACATTTTTAACAACCGAACAAATGGCTCGTTTGGTTAATTCACTCAATAAGCACTTCACCTTTACGGCTGATGCGCAAAAAGGGATCGAAATTGATCCACGTTCTTTAGCCAACGGCATGCTGCCAACTTTAAGAGGATTAGGGTTCAACCGAGTCTCGTTTGGGATTCAAGATTTTAATGATGATGTGCAACAAGCTGTGAATCGGGAGCAATGTGCTGATAATGTTGCTAATTTAGTTGTTGAAGCGCGTCAATTAGGTTTTAAATCCGTCAATACAGATATGATTTATGGGCTACCATTACAAACGCCAGAGAGCTTTACTGAAACAATGGATAAGTTAATCGCCCTTTCACCTGATAGAGTCTCGGTTTTTAATTATGCCCACTTACCCGACCGATTTGCCGCTCAACGAAAAATCCGTGAGCAGGACTTACCATCTGCATCTCAAAAACTCGCTATGTTTAAAAATACCTTGGCGCAGATGGAACAAGCTGGGTATGTACTCATAGGTATGGATCACTTTGCTAAAAAGGACGACAGCCTTGCTATTGCACAACGAAAAGGTGAACTTCATCGAAATTTTCAGGGATATACTACCCACGGTGATTGTGATCTGCTTGGCTTAGGTGTCTCATCAATTTCTCAAGTCGGTGATAGCATTTTTCAAAATCCAAAAGATCTCAAAGAGTATTATCAAGCCGTTAGCGAACGTGACATTCCAGTCGTTAAAGGACTCACTTTAAGTGAAGATGATTGCATCCGTGCTGCTGTTATTCGTCAGCTGATTTGTCATTTTGAGTTAGACTTTGCAGATTTTGAGGCCCGTTATCAAATCAATTTCCAGCAATACTTCAAAGAAGCGTTAACCTCACTGCATGGGTTAGCGCAAGATAACATGCTCAGTATTACTGAAAACGGTATTACGGTTTCACCTAAAGGTTTATTGTTTATCCGCATCATTTGCATGGCATTTGATGCACACTTACAACGCCAAGCTAAGCTTACGCGCTTTTCTCAGGTGATATAA
- a CDS encoding malic enzyme-like NAD(P)-binding protein: MSDFRQQALNYHAEPVPGKISIELTKSAETAKDLALAYSPGVAEPVREIAANPADAYKYTAKGNLVAVISNGTAILGLGNLGPLASKPVMEGKALLFKRFAGIDSIDIEVKHRTTEDFINTVENIADTFGGINLEDIKAPECFEIEKALIERCDIPVFHDDQHGTAIVTAAGMLNALEVQGKNLHDAQIVCLGAGAAAIACMELLIKCGAQREHIYMLDRKGVIHTRRDDLNEYKELFANNTDKRTLQDVIAEADVFVGVSGPDLITADDLKLMADKPVVFACSNPDPEISPDVAHSARNDLIMATGRSDFPNQVNNVLCFPFIFRGALDVRAKTINDEMKIAAVNAIRSIAKEAVPQEVLQAAGVDSLEFGKDYIIPKPMDPRLLPRVARAVAEAAIASGVARIALPENYMQ; encoded by the coding sequence ATGTCAGACTTTAGACAACAAGCTTTAAATTATCACGCTGAACCCGTTCCAGGTAAAATCAGCATCGAGTTAACTAAATCAGCAGAAACGGCCAAAGATCTTGCTTTAGCATATAGTCCTGGTGTTGCTGAGCCTGTTAGAGAAATCGCTGCGAATCCTGCGGATGCTTATAAATATACAGCCAAAGGTAATCTTGTTGCGGTTATTTCTAATGGTACCGCGATTTTAGGCTTAGGTAATTTAGGGCCACTTGCTTCAAAACCCGTTATGGAAGGTAAGGCACTGTTATTTAAACGCTTTGCAGGCATTGATTCGATTGATATCGAAGTAAAACACCGTACTACAGAAGATTTCATCAATACGGTTGAGAACATTGCTGACACCTTTGGTGGTATTAACTTAGAAGATATTAAAGCCCCAGAATGCTTCGAGATCGAAAAAGCGCTGATTGAGCGTTGTGATATCCCCGTTTTTCATGATGATCAGCATGGCACAGCTATTGTAACCGCAGCGGGCATGCTTAATGCGCTAGAAGTACAAGGGAAGAATTTACATGACGCGCAAATCGTGTGCCTTGGCGCAGGAGCTGCTGCAATTGCGTGTATGGAATTATTAATTAAGTGTGGTGCCCAGCGTGAACATATTTATATGCTTGATCGCAAAGGTGTGATTCACACCCGCCGTGATGATTTAAATGAATATAAAGAATTGTTTGCCAATAATACTGATAAACGTACCTTGCAAGATGTGATTGCAGAAGCTGATGTATTTGTCGGTGTATCGGGCCCTGATTTAATTACTGCGGATGATCTAAAGCTAATGGCTGACAAGCCTGTGGTGTTTGCATGTTCAAATCCAGATCCTGAGATAAGTCCAGATGTAGCGCATTCTGCACGCAATGATTTAATTATGGCTACAGGGCGCTCTGATTTTCCAAACCAAGTAAATAATGTGCTTTGTTTTCCGTTTATTTTTCGAGGTGCGTTAGATGTGCGTGCTAAAACGATTAACGATGAAATGAAAATCGCTGCGGTCAATGCTATTCGTTCAATTGCAAAAGAAGCGGTGCCTCAAGAAGTGCTACAAGCCGCTGGGGTTGATTCGCTTGAGTTTGGTAAAGACTATATTATTCCTAAGCCGATGGATCCTCGTTTACTTCCACGAGTTGCTCGTGCTGTTGCTGAGGCGGCTATTGCATCAGGCGTTGCGCGTATCGCGCTGCCAGAAAACTATATGCAATAA
- the metJ gene encoding met regulon transcriptional regulator MetJ, which translates to MATKWNGEYIHPYAEHGKKSEQVKKITVSIPLNVLKVLTDERTRRQVNNLRHATNSELLCEAFLHAFTGQPLPNDEDLRKDNPEHVPAEVRAIMTNMGLDLPILEDE; encoded by the coding sequence ATGGCAACAAAATGGAATGGTGAATATATTCACCCTTACGCAGAGCACGGTAAAAAATCAGAGCAAGTGAAAAAAATCACCGTGTCTATCCCGCTTAACGTGTTAAAAGTATTAACAGATGAGCGTACACGTCGCCAAGTGAATAATCTTCGCCATGCCACAAACAGTGAATTACTCTGCGAAGCTTTTCTGCACGCGTTTACTGGCCAACCACTGCCAAATGATGAAGATTTAAGAAAAGATAACCCTGAGCATGTTCCTGCTGAAGTAAGAGCAATCATGACAAACATGGGGTTAGACTTGCCAATACTCGAAGATGAATAA
- the metB gene encoding cystathionine gamma-synthase gives MNKAKKATIAVRKGIEADKHHGAVVPPLFLSTTYSFADFDTKRAYDYGRSGNPTRDVLAETLAELEGGAKGIVTATGMAAVHLVTQLLSSNDTLVIPHDCYGGSYRLFTSLEKRGLLKLKVVNFTLDKTFAEIEALKPALIWIETPSNPLLRLTDIAKVVETAKNCGALVAADNTFLSPALQNPIEFGVDIVVHSTTKYINGHSDVVGGAVIAKTTELGEELAWWANNIGITGAPFDSYLTLRGIRTLNVRIKQHEQNAFLIAEYLERSPYVKSVYYPGLESHPQHVLAKQQQRGFGGMVSFDIKGDINDAARFLTNCQHFTLAESLGGVESLICHPATMTHAGMEPKARLEAGVGDTLIRISVGIEDVNDLLADLERNFEQVRPGQSQLKSNAVKAPDNDKTSDNCANFVSPAHIALW, from the coding sequence ATGAACAAAGCTAAAAAAGCAACTATCGCAGTGCGTAAAGGAATCGAAGCCGATAAACATCATGGCGCAGTCGTTCCTCCTCTTTTCTTATCAACGACTTATTCTTTTGCTGATTTTGATACTAAACGTGCTTACGACTACGGTCGAAGCGGCAACCCAACTCGCGATGTTTTAGCTGAGACATTGGCTGAACTCGAAGGTGGTGCCAAAGGTATTGTCACAGCAACGGGTATGGCTGCGGTTCATTTGGTCACTCAACTGTTGTCGAGTAACGACACACTTGTTATCCCACATGATTGTTATGGTGGCAGTTATCGTTTATTCACCAGTTTAGAAAAACGTGGTTTATTAAAATTAAAAGTCGTTAACTTCACCCTAGACAAAACCTTTGCTGAAATTGAAGCACTTAAACCTGCACTAATTTGGATTGAAACACCAAGCAATCCATTATTGCGCTTAACAGATATCGCAAAAGTGGTTGAAACGGCCAAAAATTGCGGTGCCTTGGTTGCGGCTGATAACACCTTTTTATCTCCTGCATTACAAAACCCTATCGAATTTGGCGTTGATATTGTTGTGCATTCGACGACTAAATACATTAATGGTCATTCAGATGTTGTCGGTGGTGCGGTTATCGCTAAAACGACTGAGTTGGGCGAAGAATTAGCCTGGTGGGCAAACAATATTGGTATTACCGGTGCGCCATTTGATAGTTATTTAACACTTCGCGGTATCCGTACATTGAATGTTCGTATTAAGCAACATGAACAAAATGCATTTCTAATTGCTGAGTATTTAGAGCGTAGTCCTTATGTTAAGAGTGTTTACTACCCAGGTCTTGAGTCTCATCCTCAACATGTATTAGCGAAACAACAGCAGCGTGGGTTTGGTGGTATGGTCAGTTTTGATATTAAAGGTGATATCAACGATGCTGCACGATTCTTAACAAATTGTCAGCACTTCACACTGGCTGAATCTTTAGGCGGTGTTGAAAGCTTGATTTGCCACCCTGCGACCATGACACATGCAGGTATGGAACCAAAAGCTCGTTTAGAAGCGGGTGTGGGTGACACGCTTATTCGGATTTCTGTTGGCATTGAAGATGTGAATGATCTTTTAGCTGATCTAGAGCGCAATTTTGAGCAGGTTCGCCCAGGGCAAAGCCAATTAAAGTCTAATGCTGTTAAAGCGCCAGACAACGATAAAACATCCGATAACTGTGCGAATTTTGTTAGTCCTGCACATATCGCATTATGGTAA
- the metL gene encoding bifunctional aspartate kinase/homoserine dehydrogenase II, producing the protein MSRAVHKFGGSSLSSANRYHAVANIILSQASEGDVIVVSAAGKTTDTLVKLWQSYQQQDQQALSDVLALLEQHQSELIQELLVAPFQQSVLSALAGELADISEQINTAQLQEAQLLAHGELWSARLLAHYLKQLDANARAFDARQLLTLADGQLQHETNKQACAQLGLTQYNVVTGFIAADEAGNTVTLGRNGSDYSATLLARYIDAQSVSIWTDTQGVFSTDPRKVKRAIRYGKICRAQANLLARLGNPVLHAKTLTPLKDSTIKLVVRSSFDSSSAATEIVTEGLAKQKRFITNLDNYDLLKVADLHEGEVGELSRVIQHALHHFDHGDDTFLLVPAQYSNQISALLTGRSNLVESNVSGLAIVCEQGAGHTLAAQAKAILAENNVTLRFVSSHDEYCLLLCEQQLDTDRLTILHDQLVSVSQELAVVVAGLGNVGAVFIEQLEKQLLRLNQLLPVKLVGLVRSQHMLFNPSGLNPENWADTWQNQAVPFVSADLLNHLSELDYEHKVVIDITASESFSQLYPQFVDAGCHLICANKYAGTAELSWYQALQENLKLRNLQWRYNTSVGAGLPINFALNDLLNSGDKVERLTGVFSGTLSWLCAHYDGSQPFSELVMQAKEMGYSEPDPREDLSGRDVQRKLLILARELGLTLDLDDIELSPLMPQALIDGDWDFFIDNLVLLDEYVSKLAAQAAAQNKVLRYAAELELNADKLVAKVGLKPVDKDDALATLKPGDNIFVINSQWYQDNPLVIQGPGAGKEVTAAGIHSDLYWLSKSLAK; encoded by the coding sequence ATGAGTAGAGCAGTTCATAAATTTGGCGGATCGAGCTTAAGTAGTGCCAATCGTTATCACGCCGTTGCAAATATAATTCTAAGCCAAGCATCTGAAGGAGATGTGATTGTCGTTTCGGCTGCAGGTAAAACAACCGATACCTTAGTTAAACTTTGGCAAAGCTACCAGCAGCAAGATCAACAGGCTTTGTCTGATGTGCTTGCGTTGCTTGAGCAACACCAAAGTGAATTAATTCAAGAGTTATTAGTAGCGCCATTTCAGCAATCAGTTTTGTCTGCGCTTGCGGGAGAGTTGGCCGATATCTCAGAACAAATCAATACCGCTCAGCTGCAAGAAGCGCAGTTGCTGGCGCATGGAGAATTATGGTCAGCAAGGTTGCTGGCTCACTATTTGAAGCAATTAGATGCCAATGCACGAGCATTTGATGCACGCCAATTGCTCACCTTGGCCGATGGTCAACTGCAGCATGAGACAAATAAGCAAGCGTGTGCGCAACTAGGATTGACACAATATAATGTTGTTACGGGTTTTATTGCTGCTGATGAAGCTGGTAATACGGTGACGCTTGGGCGCAATGGCAGTGACTACAGCGCAACGCTCTTAGCGCGTTATATTGACGCGCAAAGTGTGTCGATTTGGACTGATACACAAGGTGTCTTTTCGACCGATCCTCGCAAGGTCAAACGGGCGATCCGTTACGGGAAAATTTGTCGTGCTCAGGCTAATTTACTTGCGCGCTTAGGTAACCCTGTGCTGCATGCTAAAACGTTAACCCCCCTTAAAGACTCTACGATCAAATTGGTTGTTCGAAGTAGTTTTGATAGCAGTAGCGCAGCCACAGAGATTGTTACCGAAGGGTTAGCCAAGCAAAAGCGTTTTATCACTAACCTTGATAATTACGATTTACTCAAAGTGGCAGACTTACATGAAGGTGAGGTCGGTGAGTTAAGTCGTGTTATTCAACATGCATTGCATCATTTCGATCACGGTGACGATACTTTTCTATTGGTACCAGCACAATATAGTAATCAGATTTCAGCGCTGCTTACAGGGCGTAGTAACTTGGTTGAATCAAATGTGTCTGGCCTTGCGATTGTCTGTGAGCAAGGCGCTGGCCATACATTAGCGGCGCAAGCAAAAGCGATTTTAGCCGAAAATAATGTCACCTTACGCTTTGTCTCGTCTCATGATGAATATTGTCTCTTATTATGTGAGCAGCAGCTCGATACAGACAGGCTGACAATTCTTCACGATCAACTGGTGAGTGTTTCACAAGAGCTTGCCGTGGTGGTTGCTGGATTAGGCAATGTTGGCGCTGTGTTTATTGAGCAGCTTGAAAAACAATTACTTCGTCTAAATCAATTATTACCTGTTAAATTAGTGGGGTTAGTTCGCAGTCAGCATATGTTATTTAATCCAAGTGGGCTCAACCCTGAAAATTGGGCCGATACATGGCAAAATCAGGCTGTTCCATTTGTCAGTGCTGATTTATTGAATCATTTATCTGAATTAGATTATGAACATAAAGTGGTGATTGATATCACAGCAAGTGAGTCGTTTAGCCAGTTATATCCACAATTTGTTGATGCAGGGTGTCATTTAATTTGTGCAAACAAATATGCAGGGACTGCTGAGCTAAGCTGGTATCAAGCGTTACAAGAAAACTTAAAGTTGCGCAATTTACAATGGCGTTATAACACCTCTGTTGGAGCCGGGTTGCCGATTAACTTTGCTCTAAATGACTTGTTGAACTCTGGTGATAAAGTCGAGCGGTTAACTGGGGTGTTCTCTGGCACATTGTCTTGGCTTTGTGCGCATTATGATGGCAGTCAGCCTTTCTCTGAATTAGTGATGCAAGCTAAGGAAATGGGGTACTCTGAGCCTGATCCAAGAGAAGATCTGTCGGGCCGAGACGTTCAGCGAAAATTACTTATATTAGCCCGTGAACTCGGACTAACACTCGATTTAGATGATATTGAATTAAGCCCATTGATGCCTCAGGCGTTAATTGATGGCGATTGGGATTTCTTTATCGATAATCTCGTGTTACTCGACGAATACGTCAGTAAGCTTGCTGCACAAGCGGCTGCGCAAAATAAAGTGCTACGCTATGCTGCAGAGCTTGAATTAAACGCCGATAAGTTAGTGGCCAAGGTTGGGCTTAAGCCTGTAGACAAAGATGATGCATTAGCGACCTTAAAGCCAGGCGATAATATTTTTGTCATTAATAGCCAGTGGTATCAAGACAACCCATTAGTGATTCAAGGCCCTGGGGCAGGAAAGGAAGTCACCGCTGCAGGGATCCACTCGGATTTATATTGGTTAAGTAAATCGTTAGCAAAATAA